A genomic segment from Flammeovirga pectinis encodes:
- a CDS encoding helix-turn-helix transcriptional regulator — protein sequence MKLIKYSIKDWVVLGKIEFLSPKKITDELIDEARIVYVVNGESHLYSANKDIELITGDTLIMKTDNFINTWLENPNNETTVVIVFQLTSALLHHIYNNDLPNWFVEVDHNYNQSIVKVDNHALITSYFTSLQLYIENNDVFTEDIINIKIKELISILINTDKSGDTKSIFGNLFRAKEYEFKEIIAKNIFEELNIEDLAFLCSLSVSSFKRKFQSVFGTSPNKYITSKRLDKAQTLLKTTSRTISEIAYDCGFSDVSYFSKSYKKYYNSSPSELRK from the coding sequence ATGAAGTTAATTAAATACAGTATTAAAGACTGGGTGGTACTCGGAAAAATTGAATTTTTATCCCCTAAAAAAATTACTGATGAATTAATAGATGAAGCAAGAATTGTGTATGTTGTTAATGGTGAATCTCATTTATATTCTGCCAATAAAGATATTGAGTTGATTACTGGAGATACATTGATAATGAAGACGGATAACTTTATTAATACTTGGCTTGAAAATCCTAATAATGAAACTACCGTTGTTATTGTTTTTCAACTTACATCTGCTTTGTTACATCATATTTATAATAATGATCTACCTAATTGGTTTGTAGAAGTAGACCATAATTATAATCAATCAATTGTTAAAGTAGATAATCACGCTTTAATAACTTCTTACTTTACTTCCCTTCAACTTTATATAGAAAATAATGATGTTTTTACAGAAGATATCATCAATATAAAAATTAAAGAACTGATTTCAATTCTCATTAATACAGACAAATCTGGAGATACAAAAAGCATATTTGGTAATTTATTTAGAGCAAAAGAATATGAGTTTAAAGAGATAATAGCTAAAAATATATTTGAAGAACTTAATATCGAAGACTTAGCTTTTCTTTGTTCACTAAGTGTATCCTCTTTTAAACGAAAGTTTCAATCAGTTTTCGGAACATCACCAAATAAATACATTACATCTAAACGTTTAGATAAAGCACAAACATTATTAAAAACAACATCACGAACCATATCAGAAATTGCCTATGATTGTGGATTCAGTGATGTGAGTTACTTTTCCAAATCTTATAAAAAATATTATAATTCGTCGCCATCAGAATTAAGGAAATAG
- a CDS encoding SDR family NAD(P)-dependent oxidoreductase, which yields MESKIKNASILITGANGGIGIETVKILLEKGAKRIVLACRTQQKADDLRTSLKLNNTLDARGGFDMQSKEAIVSAVTNLPKKEKFDIVFFQAGGMIVSDDFQFIENNKGNRIEKTIYQNVMGSYITLKALLQNDLIASGGRIVFAGGEGARGIEGMITKPVYDSVDDLTSAVYNGKGKYKDIDALGISKFMSGLLIQELAEQDLEHEYIWFSPGLTAGTNGLVNVPTVKRIIFERVGFPMMKLFGMAQGPKEAAQKYADCLDGKYGQSGDLIGAPEGKTIGRLVDQKPMNTGLSNHSFRKAFLQIAEEVA from the coding sequence ATGGAATCAAAAATTAAAAACGCGTCTATTCTAATTACTGGTGCAAATGGAGGTATTGGTATTGAAACTGTGAAAATTCTATTAGAAAAAGGAGCTAAGAGAATTGTACTCGCTTGTAGAACACAACAAAAAGCAGATGATTTGAGGACTTCTTTAAAATTAAATAATACTCTAGATGCAAGAGGAGGTTTTGATATGCAAAGTAAAGAGGCAATTGTATCTGCTGTTACAAATCTACCTAAAAAGGAGAAATTTGATATTGTGTTTTTCCAAGCTGGTGGAATGATTGTTTCTGATGATTTCCAGTTTATTGAAAATAATAAAGGAAATAGAATTGAAAAAACCATATACCAGAATGTAATGGGTTCTTATATTACCTTGAAGGCATTATTACAAAATGATCTTATTGCTAGTGGTGGAAGAATAGTATTTGCAGGTGGAGAGGGTGCACGTGGTATAGAAGGTATGATTACAAAACCAGTATATGACTCTGTAGATGATCTTACTTCTGCAGTCTATAATGGAAAAGGTAAATATAAAGATATTGATGCTCTTGGTATTTCTAAATTTATGAGTGGCTTGTTAATTCAAGAATTAGCGGAACAAGATTTAGAACATGAATATATCTGGTTTTCTCCTGGTTTAACCGCTGGAACCAATGGATTAGTAAACGTACCTACTGTTAAACGTATAATATTTGAAAGAGTAGGCTTCCCTATGATGAAACTCTTTGGTATGGCACAAGGTCCAAAAGAAGCAGCACAAAAATATGCGGATTGCTTAGACGGGAAATATGGACAATCTGGTGATCTTATCGGTGCACCAGAAGGGAAGACAATAGGTAGGCTTGTAGATCAAAAACCTATGAATACAGGTCTTTCAAATCATTCATTTAGAAAGGCATTCTTACAAATTGCTGAAGAAGTAGCTTAA
- a CDS encoding SRPBCC family protein codes for MKTMLTFTLTVLLSGNLFAQTQSFTVTREIAVSTDSVWTIVGENYADIAKSHPQLSASHYVEGTPLNGEGCERLCSFSDNGKKFTRERMTEYNEEEYSFKAEILGVNGLPIDTTQSYMLYNLEVINDTATTISLTMVYRTNPAFLGMLAKGKFKKGIEDYAIAIQHYALTGEEVNPENFKRIKKLYN; via the coding sequence ATGAAAACAATGCTAACTTTTACCTTAACGGTATTACTTTCTGGAAACTTGTTTGCCCAAACCCAGTCTTTTACTGTTACTAGAGAAATTGCAGTTTCTACAGATTCTGTTTGGACTATAGTTGGAGAAAATTATGCTGATATAGCAAAATCACATCCTCAACTTTCAGCATCTCATTATGTTGAAGGTACACCTTTGAATGGAGAGGGTTGTGAACGATTATGTAGCTTTTCTGATAATGGTAAGAAATTCACAAGAGAAAGAATGACTGAATATAATGAAGAGGAATACTCTTTTAAAGCAGAAATTCTTGGTGTTAATGGCTTACCTATTGATACAACTCAAAGTTATATGCTCTATAATTTAGAAGTAATTAATGATACTGCTACAACAATTTCTCTAACCATGGTTTATAGAACTAATCCTGCTTTTTTAGGTATGCTTGCCAAAGGAAAGTTTAAAAAAGGTATTGAAGATTATGCAATAGCTATACAGCATTACGCTTTAACTGGAGAAGAGGTTAACCCAGAAAATTTCAAACGAATTAAAAAATTATATAACTAA